The DNA region ggaatgcattatgccaaagagtgtcctcactaagaagttgtacaaacatttgtgtgtgtgtgtgtgtgtaagtgtgcgtgtgtgtacatgcgtgTATTCCCATAATGCTTCAGTGAAAAGACGAGCAGCCCTGAGAGGGGCTGATGTTAACACCTGCCTGCTCTTGTGTGGCTCTGCGTTACACCTGTGTGGTGGGGACACATAAAGTGAGAATGAACGCAGCCTCATTTAACAAGTTTTGAGGCTCAGGCCAAACCAACCATGGCCTGCTGTCACTCCCAGAAGCATGCTGGGACACCAGAGCCAACAGGTGTCCATGGAAACACTGCCAGCTTGTTGGATTGGTCCTTTGTGACGCTCCACCGCCGCGCCCTCCTCCTATTTCACTCTTCTTCCTCGCCACCTCAGTACAACACACATCCAGATATCCTCAAGCAAAATCAGGAATGAATTTTCTATGGTAATAGGATCGTTGTCACATGTCTGTGCTGAAACaagtggagagagagtgagagagaagactGTATATTGACACTGATGCAGCTGCACACTCTGGGCTGTTTGAAAAAGCCGTCTGAGGAGGAGGGTTTTCTGGGGGCTGTTCTGGGTGTTTCCTCCCCACTGTGTGGAGAAGTGAGGAACATCTGTGAATATTAGAGctgtttaatatttcattcaGTGGCCTCAGAGGCTGACATGTTGCtctctccacccctccacccctctgGGCGTCTTCATTCCTTCCAAACCTCATTACATTTCAGAGCTATTTCAACCCGTCAGCCGGcagtttaaacagtttttaacatGTTGAGTTGGGTGTGACTGCAGGTGTGCACCGAACAATATGGTTGTGATTACGTCCAAACcttcaaatacataattattttctttgataCAGAGATGATATTTGGAGATTATGTCCTCGAAGATATGTTTAGAAAGCTTTGTCTGCTTGTCCTGATTAATCTCTTCACCAGTTAGTCGCAAAGTGTCGGGAAAAAGGTGAAACTGTCGTCTGTTCTTTATTTAGTCTAATCACCAATTTGAAATCCACAAAATGTTGATTCATCACACAAcagtgaaaagcagcaaatcatcAGAGAAGTTGACGAAtacatttctcattttaaacattgtttAATGATTAAACCCCGATTCAATGTGTTTCTGCTTAGActattacttttttaatttactgaaTAATAGTTTCCAAATTGTCTGAGCTTCTTTCATCTTAATTTGAGAGCTGAACAGTCAGAGGCACCTGTTTGAAGAGGTTCAATAAATCAAACGCACCACTAAAGGTTCTGAACAGTAAACCTAAAGATTTCACCAGTGGAACATAGAGTCCTAATCTTTGAGTAGATAAACCAaatcttttagtttttatatttatcttttcagcCATTGTTTAGAGACcatattatttgtattgatttattaTCTGTTGTAAATGGAGCGCTCTTTGTTTCCAACTGACTCTGATGTGTTTATtgttcctccttcttcctctgctgctcactgaTCAAGACTAACCTCATCTCTTTACTGCTCAGCAGAGGTTATTGATCAGGCCTCCACCACGGGACGACTTCAAACCATCTTTTCCTCCACTTTGAGCTGAACACACTCAgccctttgtctttgtgttgctcCCTAAAGCCCAGCTCAGCTTGTCTGATCTCTGCTCGGTGGTTCACGCCCCGGCCCGTCACCGTCACACAGCTGGTTAATGTGGGTCCTTCTTTCTGCAGGTGGTACAGCTGCATGTTGGGGAAGAAGTGCAGCCTGGCACCTTtgaaagaggagctgaggaaacaAGGGGTGAGACCtggaacaaagacaaacacacacatctgcatccACCGTTTCACAGAGCAGCCTCAGCtttttgttctgtctgttcCTGCAGCAACAAGCTGCTCTGTGCACGGCGTCATGACGGCTTGTTAAAATAATCTTTGCCTGGCATCTCAAACCAACGCTCCTCTGGGTGTGAGCATCGATGTTAGCAGGCAGTTGTCGCTGTGCAGAGATCCAGAAAAACGAAAACAGATCAGCTCTTTCTGATATGCCACCTAAGCAGTGTCACAAACGAGCCATGAACGAGCTGATTTCCGTTCGCAGTGCATGAGCGAATCACGCGGCGCTCTGCAGCTCACATGTTTTACTGTCATTAGCCGAACTAATAGGCCAGCACATGATTTTCTTACCGCTGCAGACCTCTGGTCACTTCCCTCACATGttcaaaacacagaaatggAGAGTGAGACCCCTCCTCACACCTGccgtccctctgtcctcctccagagGTTTCAGAGTTGCTGTTGCTGCTCATCAGAGTGAGTGCAGCCTTGGCTGTTGTCCAAGGAGGAGAGTGTAGCCTCcttttttaaagtgtgtgtaaAAGGAAACCCGTCCCAGTTGATATGCTAATGCCTTCATCAGCCATTACTCAATCTTCTCaaatttctctgtgtgtctttaaacGATAAAAACCATATACTAAGGAGATTGACCTCTGACTTTTATCAAAACAACTCTCCTGTACCGTTTGTACTGCAGCAGTACACTGACTGTTAAAGTAAACACGGTTTTCACAGCACATGCATGTTTTGTCACATCATGGATTTATACGTGTTATATTCACACCCATGGTTCAAGATGGGAAGCCGAAGCTCACGGTGAGAAAAGGTCTATTTCACACCATCAGAGGTCGTCGCAGGTCACTGGGTGCTGTTGGATTTaagttgttttacattttatcacCTGTACATATTACTCAACTTCCACCAAAGGCAACATACTGGAGGGTTTTCAATATGTTAAGATACTATTTACTAAATATTTTGGATAATGTTGATGCTCACTAAACCCTGCTCCCTTcgcaatttaaaaataatgtaaatgtagcTTTTTTTAGAGGAATATTTTGTCTGCATGTACAGTTTTGAATGGAGGGTTGTAGTTCTTTTTCAAAGATTTAAATATTAACGCGCTATAATAAATCTACAAACAGGACCAACGTGGAACCGATTAGACACTCGGTACTGGGTTTGGCTGTGGGAAAGACGACAGAAACCTACTTTAGTTTGCAAGATAATTTCAAATGCTTCACTCATGACATTAACCTCTTTCAGAAAATGATCTGCGGCATGAATTGATCATCTACATGCTGCTACTTTCTCAATCCGTCTGTGTTTCCTTGTCCCTCAGGTGCCGAAAGTGACGCACACAGAGTTTTGTCAGGGACGGACCATGCGGTGGGCGCTGGCCTGGAGCTTCTACGATGATGTGATTGTTCCGGTGAGTCTGTGCAGATTTGAATTACTGTTCTTTCGAAGCTCTTCGCTCTGACCGCCCATTTAAGACTCATAGGATCGGTTTGTTTTGAGTAATGAAATTCAGTGGCGTTATACTTCGAGAAAAGTACAACATATTAATATCCCAAAAATGTATCTGATCAACATTTGGTCCTTTTTCTCTTGGAGCCGCTGCCCTCATGCTTGTGACTGCTTCTAAACCTGCTTAATAATGCACCGCCTCTGTCCCGCTCTGTCCTCTCGCCTCTCTCCAGACTGTATCCCCTTTCCCCGCAGCCTCCTTTCCATTAGAAGCACTTATTCCTGCCTCTGGGGAGATGTTTATGTGATTTTAACGCGCTGTAGCCAGGCAACAGTTGCCAGGTCACGACtgcgagcgcacacacacacgcacacacaccttacCATTGTGTTATGTGCACAGTGAGAGTTGCCGATAAATAGAAAATGGGCTCACAGAGGACTGAGAATCATTctttaatggtgtgtgtgtgggtgggtgggtgtgagtgagagaggacTGTTGGTGTTCTGGACTCTTCAGCATAAAAGCAGTTGACCAGAAGGATTGGCctacatttcctcctcctccactttcacCCAGATCCACTGCCattcactgtgtgttgtgtggttaCGTGACAGAAGTTCTTGCATGTGTGAAGCTTTGCATGGTTGACTTCCTGATTCTGCCCGCCTGCATGTGCATATATGGCCGTCTGCTATACATAGGAGGCTCATTAAAGTTACATATAGATGATAACATGTGTGACATGCATCCAGATGTGACCTACTTATCACCCTCCTTACCAGGTCATCTTGAAACAGGCTATTACTGCCATTACTACTCAGTTTCCTCTGgtttaaaaagaataaatccAGACAGGGAGACATTTCCCTCTACAAGTGACTAATTGAAACAATCATTAATAAACCAAGTTGAAGTTTTAAACCTGTCAAGTTATTCGGCAAAGGGAAAATGTTGTCTCCAAATTCATCAAGCTTGTGAGATATTTGatcagttattgtgtttttttccttctgaaGTCTTTtatagattaaacaaacaacatataatgtgttaattggTGAGGTTTTCATGGGCTGGTGGCCACATTGTGTGAAACTGTACAGACgagacagaaaataataatggaATCATTAATCATGTCACTATATTTATCATAGATGCAGAGGATGGATTTTAATAAAGGAAAAGCAGATAAAGAAACCGAGTAAACGCAGAcaaaagaggaggacagagaaacGAGCACATGCAGACAGAATAAAAGAACAGATCAGACTGCGTCAGACGGCCAGGCTTCATCTGAGCCCTGAGGCAGTGGTGGTTGTTGCTCATACAGGCCTCTGGCACGAGGAGGTTCAGGAGGAGTCCATACAGGGGGGAGttcacaaaaaggaaaatgggtgtggggaggagagggggtgatCAGAGAATGATTTACTATGTCCGCCTTaaggtgaagtgtgtgtgtgtgtgtgtgtgtgtgtgtgtgtgtgtgtgtgtgtgtgtgtgtgtgtgtgtgtgtgtgtgtgtgtgtgtgtgtgtgtgtgtgtgtgtgtgtgtgtgtgtgtgtgtgtgtgtgtgtgtgtgtgtgtgtgtgtgtgtgtgtgtgtgtgtgtgtgtgtgtgtggtgtgtgtaggAGGTCAAGAGATATGACTGAATTACCTTCTATCTGGAGAGAAGAGCTCTTGTGGGATCTGTACGCTTTTAGTCTGGAGAGTTTTCAAAATGTGGTGAAACCTTTGTTGTGTCTACCatgtgagtgtgggggggggggtgtatgcaGTGAGGTGTAAGTGGGATTAATAATAGTGTGAAAGAGCAGCAGCGTCTACTCGTGGGTCTCATGTTCTTTGTCTGTGAATCTGTgttagtttctgtgtgtgtgtgtgtctgtctgtgtgtttatatacTAGTGTATTAGTGCAAGAATCTGTGTCAAGGATGCTCAgtacaaaaacacagatttgcCCTGATGGATTTTATTGATTACCTCTCCCTCTACATTGAGCTGCAGGGCCTGCAGAGCGGAAATGGGGGAGAGACGTCTGTGAGAAACGATAAGAAATGAAAGAATCTCTCACAGGCAGGCGGACGAGGCAGCGTCCATTGTTCACTCCACTGATCAAATATGTCAAACTCCCCTAAACATGTACTTTAATGGACCATAATTTAAACAAGAAATCAATCGATGATCAAGACTGAAAAACCTTTTGCTTTCAAAGTCAACTATTCCTCTTAGTCAttacagaaagagaaaacacatttacatcatTAATTGTAAATAATGACTATAGCTTCACAAACGATGCACTAAAATGAACAAGTAATCAGAACTTCAGATCGCTGCAGCAGTGTGAAGGTCAACGTCTGCTCCATCCCTGAGCTGTTTGTAGGTCAGTCGGCCATACTGTCTGCTCCGTCACCGCacgcctctgctgctgctgctgctgctgctgctgctgctgctgctgctgctgcagagccccGCCGTCTCCCCACTCTCACTCAGCCTGCGGTGACGCACAAGTGCAGCTCTGACTTATTGGCTGCAGTGGATGTGTAGCAGGCGATGGCTGCAGAGCGTCAGCTGGATTCAGACACTTTGGAGTAACGACCTGCCTGGCCATGATAGCTTGACATCAGAGAGGATGAGGGATGAGGAACGGAGTTTACTCATTGCAGGTTCAAGTGGAGTTCATGTGGTGTGTGCGCCCTCTTGTGGTGTGTAATGAACATACATCCTGTGTCCACCCAGCTTGAAGTGTGAGATCATCACAGTAATGATCTGATCTTGTTTAATCAGTTGTTAGATTTTAAGACAGAAAATGTAAGAAATAGAGAAGAGAGCTTTTCATAGATATTGCTCTGATGATGACTGACGTTCCTCCGTGGACTCCGTCTGTCTCggtgtcttctgtctcttcatgtgatCTCACACTGACTCCATGGTGTAGAGATCAGGGCTGTGGGTGTCGCACCATCTGTTGCAGGACTCTGTGAAGATGCTTCTTTTGTTTTGGGTCCTTCTGCAGATTACTTCTGGGAGCGTTCACACAACTCTGTGTACCTGATGGTACTGAGTGATGGATAGGAATGTAAACTCTCCTTCATCTCACGTTGTTTAACAGTTGTTCAGAGCAGCTGTTTGTCCACGAACTCTGGCTTGTAATTCAGAGTTTCTGACAGCAACGATATTCCCCATCTGAAAATGAGGtcagataaagaaataaaggtAGTGAGAACAATTGGcagcatgattttttttttaagtgagaTAACTAAAGTGGAAGTAGCAGAAACAATTTCTGTACTGTTGTGCTAAGGTTCAATAAGTTTTCATATTTTAGAATTTGTATCTATTATTAAATCATATTGATTATGGTATCCCCCGGTATTGTCAAAATCACCTTTTAAAATTGTCTCTTTCTACATAAAATCATGCATGTAATAAGGAAACTATTTCATTTGTATCCTGTTGCATTTTACTCACACATCGGGAATAATCTTCAGTGCATACTATGTTTAACTgtctctggttctctctcaGTCTCCTCCCAGTAAGAAGCGTAAACTGGAGAAGTCACGGAAACCGCTGTCCTTCACACTTCCAGAGGCTGGACTGAAAGAGCTGCGGGTCAAAGCTTTGGCACTGGGCTGCTCAGCCCGCAGCCCAGTGGACAACGTCACTGCTCTGCTGGAGAGGACACTCACTGACCTGAGGGTGAGACTTCCAGATATGTGTTTCTATGCTTTGTTGTGGTATCTGATTTTAAACTCAACAGTGTTATCAAAACTACTAGATTGTAATTTTCAGTTTCACCAGCACCTGGAGCAGCAAGGTTCTCTAATATACGGTGTTTGCTCCCAGTACATCACAATATAATACAGTACTCGGTGGCTACATCCACACCACTCGATTTCAGTTTTGAAACTCGCACTGTTGCTCTGTTTACATCTGCAGTCCACACTCCTCCTGGGTTTTCAACTGTCTAAAAggttaaaaacagttttagtttgaaagctCTGGGGACCATTGAAGTCTGGACGacctgaaacagaaacattccTGATTTCTTATCAGACACAACTCGACTACCAGCAGTGAACACAAAGCATCTTCAACGCTTAATGTCACTAACAGCTACGCATCGTTGTCAgctcaggaaaaacaaatcccaTTTCACTTCCCTTTTTACTGTTTCTGTGTCGAAGTATTTTCTGTAACTAATCAACCAATTGCAAATACACAATCTGCTTCTTGTGTTCACCGGCACGCACATGCCCAGAGCACGAGACTTGTCCCGTCATACGCATTTTCAGGTCTTTACGTATGGACGGGGATAATTACTCattcatgaaatattcatgtgGACGTAGATcgttaaaattaaaatgttttaccaTGAATGTAGCCTATGACCGCTTCAGATGTTACTATAGAGTTGAGTCAAAACGTCACTTAACTCATCAGATACAAAACATTAGCAGCTTTAGGGTCATAAAGGGGATTATTTGAGGATCTGTTGCAGGAGTTTTGCCCATTCTGATTTTACTTTACTGATCATACGTCTTCTCTCGTGACAGGTGCTGCACAAGCGTATCCCCTgcagggagcaggagcagagtcTCGTCCTGACGGCCGTGGAGAACAATTGGATTCACGGTCGACAGAAACGACGTGAACAGAAGCGCCAGTTGCGAGAGCTTCCCAGGGCGCCTCACTGGGTTGCCTCCAGCTCTCAAACCACCACGGCCTCAGCTGCTCGTCCAAAGAACCAACCTTCCCAAAACCAGTCTGCTTCCGCACCAAACAGCAGCGACACTCAGGGTGATGTCTCTCACAAGGGAACCACATCCGTACAAGAGGAGACTGGCAACGGCTGCTCCCCCAGTAAAGATGAGACACGGAACGCGGCTGGAGAACCGAGCGAAGTCTCAAACGATGTGAGCAGTGAAGATGTGGACATGGTGTCTGCAGGCCCGAAGGAAATGGCTCCCGCAGAGAGTGAGCCCCCGACACAGGGACCCCCGAGCCCCGGTGCAgtcaaacacttcctgtttaagtGTCAGCTGAACGTGATGCTGGAGGGGAGCGACGTGCTGATTGAGATGCACTACGTCGAAGGTCAGAACAAAGACCTGTTGAACCAGCTGTGCACCTACCTGAAGAACTCACTTTTAAAGTCTATCGCAAGGCCCTGAACCATCAGGAGGTCCGATCCGAGTGCCTGTCTGTTGAGAAGTGCCTCTCAGGAGTTAGAAtggttttactgtgtgtgtccatcagcaGGCAGCTTTTGACAAGTTCAGAAAATGCTGAGTTTGTTCCAGGAAAGAATCAACTGTTTGTTCAGATGTTTTCTCTTAAAAATtgtgtaaacattttgaataaatgtagttttttatttgaattttataCACAAGTCgagtagtttttattttatgatgatGCAGTGTCTTCAAGCGGCCACAAGGGGggagtatttgtgtt from Platichthys flesus chromosome 4, fPlaFle2.1, whole genome shotgun sequence includes:
- the mettl16 gene encoding RNA N6-adenosine-methyltransferase mettl16, producing MALNKSMHPRNRYKDRPPDFSYLASKYPDFQQHVHTSLTGRPVVNFKEPEAVRALTCTLLKEDFGLTIEIPLERLIPTVPLRLNYIHWVEDLIDGQKQPRRGIDIGTGASCIYPLLGATMNGWYFLATEVDDICFDYATKNVEQNKMSDLIKVVKVPQKTLLMDALKEETEIIYDFCMCNPPFFANQLEAQGVNSRNSRRPPPSSVNTGGVTEIMAEGGELEFVKRIIHDSLQLKKRLRWYSCMLGKKCSLAPLKEELRKQGVPKVTHTEFCQGRTMRWALAWSFYDDVIVPSPPSKKRKLEKSRKPLSFTLPEAGLKELRVKALALGCSARSPVDNVTALLERTLTDLRVLHKRIPCREQEQSLVLTAVENNWIHGRQKRREQKRQLRELPRAPHWVASSSQTTTASAARPKNQPSQNQSASAPNSSDTQGDVSHKGTTSVQEETGNGCSPSKDETRNAAGEPSEVSNDVSSEDVDMVSAGPKEMAPAESEPPTQGPPSPGAVKHFLFKCQLNVMLEGSDVLIEMHYVEGQNKDLLNQLCTYLKNSLLKSIARP